One window of the Candidatus Methylomirabilota bacterium genome contains the following:
- a CDS encoding ABC transporter substrate-binding protein has product MGRIGAVLAAVTLALGCLAPPLDLAAQTKDDTIVFAVQSDTDTWDPPNTISRSGLILGYHVFDHLAVRDLKTLKVVPNLAISWKNLDDTTWEVKLRPNVKFHDGSRFTARDVKATFERILDPAKKLSARGNHAKIKSVEVVDDHTVRFHTDGPYPIFVERLTAQVMQSEKQIKEKGHDWMQEHPVGTGPYKLVSWSRKREHLLVRNDEYWGPKPFFKHVRVRIIPEQATQIAELMAGGVDVIKAVPPDQMDVIDRSGQARTSTSPILRTSFLQLDQAGRGGANPFQDRRVRLAANLAVDLDAIVQHVLNGLADRVGTVISPMAFGFDPAVKPHRQDLGRARKLLAEAGFPSGLDVRFMTGPPVVEPAIQQTNDAIVADLANVGFRVRQNYIGDQTVVTARVKDGKADPMFNWSWGYYSVFDADAILHDILRCGEPYSYYCNRELDDLIQAGRSTLDLKKRAEIYARAQRLLSDDAAYLFKWALRGVWGISNRIDYQAPADEIDRMYTATLRKK; this is encoded by the coding sequence ATGGGTCGGATCGGCGCCGTCCTCGCGGCGGTGACGCTGGCGCTCGGCTGCCTAGCGCCGCCGCTCGACCTCGCGGCCCAGACCAAGGACGACACGATTGTCTTCGCCGTCCAGTCGGACACGGACACGTGGGATCCCCCCAACACCATCTCGCGCAGCGGGCTCATCCTCGGGTACCACGTCTTCGACCACCTGGCGGTGCGCGACCTGAAGACGCTGAAGGTCGTCCCCAACCTGGCCATCAGCTGGAAGAACCTCGACGACACCACCTGGGAGGTCAAGCTCCGCCCCAACGTGAAGTTCCACGACGGCTCGCGCTTCACCGCCCGCGACGTCAAGGCCACCTTCGAGCGCATCCTCGACCCGGCCAAGAAGCTGAGCGCGCGCGGCAACCACGCCAAGATCAAGAGCGTGGAGGTGGTGGACGACCACACCGTGCGCTTCCACACCGACGGCCCCTATCCGATCTTCGTCGAGCGGTTGACCGCCCAGGTCATGCAGTCCGAGAAGCAGATCAAGGAGAAGGGCCACGACTGGATGCAGGAGCATCCGGTCGGCACCGGCCCCTACAAGCTGGTGAGCTGGAGTCGCAAACGGGAGCACCTGCTGGTCCGCAACGACGAGTACTGGGGGCCCAAGCCCTTCTTCAAGCACGTCCGGGTGCGGATCATCCCCGAGCAGGCGACCCAGATCGCCGAGCTGATGGCCGGCGGCGTGGACGTCATCAAGGCGGTGCCCCCCGACCAGATGGACGTGATCGACAGATCGGGCCAGGCCCGGACCAGCACCTCGCCGATTCTCCGCACCTCTTTCCTCCAGCTCGACCAGGCCGGCCGGGGCGGCGCCAACCCATTCCAGGACCGGCGGGTGCGTCTGGCCGCCAACCTGGCCGTTGACCTGGATGCCATCGTTCAGCATGTGCTGAACGGGCTCGCCGATCGAGTCGGGACCGTGATCAGCCCCATGGCCTTCGGCTTCGATCCGGCCGTGAAGCCGCACCGGCAGGACCTCGGGCGGGCGAGGAAGCTCCTGGCCGAGGCGGGCTTCCCCAGCGGTCTCGACGTCCGGTTCATGACCGGCCCGCCGGTCGTCGAGCCCGCGATCCAGCAGACGAACGACGCGATCGTCGCGGACCTTGCCAACGTCGGGTTCCGCGTCCGCCAGAACTACATCGGGGACCAGACGGTCGTGACGGCGAGGGTGAAGGACGGCAAGGCCGATCCGATGTTCAACTGGTCGTGGGGCTACTATTCTGTCTTCGACGCCGACGCGATCCTCCACGACATCCTCCGGTGCGGCGAGCCGTACAGCTACTACTGCAATCGGGAGCTGGACGACTTGATCCAGGCCGGCCGCTCGACCCTCGACCTCAAGAAGCGGGCCGAGATCTATGCCAGGGCTCAGCGGCTCCTGTCCGACGACGCTGCCTATCTCTTCAAGTGGGCCTTGCGGGGCGTATGGGGGATCAGCAATCGCATAGACTACCAGGCGCCGGCCGACGAGATCGACCGGATGTATACGGCCACGCTCCGCAAGAAATAG
- a CDS encoding BTAD domain-containing putative transcriptional regulator: MSRVTLRLLGGFEAQADPGGMLAIPTRKAQGLLAYLALTPGQVHPRDKLAALLWPDTPPGSARADLRQTLFVLRKALGGAVGDPLAITADAITLPADAVPTDVAAFERAAAAGTPPALEAAAGLYRGDFLAGVSVEAPPFEDWLMSERERLRELALEVLARLLAQYQECVDVLRRELGVEPEGETEELYREVLRQRPAQVATTTASVATPAEAPLVGRDTEMARLGEATVSSLVWAARSRGARQPSASARTRTPVPAAAARAVGGLLAGYFLRSVAVYIRSISSAGAW, encoded by the coding sequence GTGAGCCGGGTCACGCTGAGGCTCCTGGGGGGATTCGAGGCGCAGGCGGACCCGGGAGGGATGCTGGCCATCCCCACCCGGAAGGCGCAGGGCCTGCTGGCCTACCTCGCCCTCACCCCGGGGCAGGTTCATCCCCGGGACAAGCTGGCAGCGCTCCTCTGGCCCGACACGCCGCCGGGGTCGGCCCGCGCCGACCTCCGCCAGACCCTCTTCGTCCTCCGCAAGGCGCTCGGCGGGGCCGTGGGCGACCCGCTCGCCATCACGGCCGACGCGATCACGCTGCCGGCCGATGCCGTGCCGACCGACGTGGCGGCGTTCGAGCGGGCGGCCGCCGCGGGGACGCCCCCGGCGCTCGAGGCGGCGGCCGGCCTCTACCGGGGCGACTTCCTGGCCGGAGTCAGCGTCGAGGCGCCGCCCTTCGAGGACTGGCTCATGAGCGAGCGCGAGCGGCTCCGCGAGCTCGCCCTCGAGGTGCTGGCGCGGCTCCTCGCCCAGTACCAGGAGTGCGTCGACGTGCTGCGACGCGAGCTGGGGGTCGAGCCGGAGGGCGAGACCGAGGAGCTGTACCGCGAGGTCCTGCGCCAACGGCCGGCGCAGGTGGCCACGACGACGGCGAGCGTCGCCACGCCGGCCGAGGCGCCCCTGGTCGGACGGGACACGGAGATGGCGCGGCTGGGCGAGGCGACGGTGTCCTCCTTGGTCTGGGCGGCGAGATCGCGAGGCGCCAGGCAACCGAGCGCCAGCGCGAGGACGAGGACGCCTGTTCCAGCCGCAGCGGCGCGAGCCGTCGGTGGCCTCCTTGCCGGCTATTTCTTGCGGAGCGTGGCCGTATACATCCGGTCGATCTCGTCGGCCGGCGCCTGGTAG